The Klebsiella aerogenes KCTC 2190 region ATGAATAACCTGGATTCGATAGTCTGAAGAGACTGCTCCCGGTTCATACTTGTCGGGACAGTTTTTGTAAAAGGAGGTGATACTTGGCGTATTTACTACTGGCACTTGCTGCCATTTTCTGGGGAGGGAATTATGTCGTCGGACATATTCTGGTTCAGTATGTTGATCCTTACGGACTTAGCCTGATACGTTGGGCTGGAACGACACTACTGATGCTCGCGTTTTACTGGAAGATCTTTTCTCGTGATTTTTCCACACTAAGACAAAACATTGGCATCAATACACTACTTTCATTCCTAGGTCAGGTTAGTTTTCCCTTAAGTCTTTATATAGGATTACAGTACACCACCTCACTCAACGCTGCTATTTATATTTCTGGCACTCCCTGTATGGTGCTTTTAATCAATTACTTTATTTTCCATGAACGGATTTCAGCCCGGAATGTTGCTGGTGTAATTGCCAGTACGGTTGGTGTTATCTACCTTGCATTTTCCAGCGCCAGTGGTAACGGCAGTATGAAAGCTTTTGGCTGGGGGGATGTATTGACGATTATATCCGCCCTTAGCTGGGCGTTTTACTGTGCTTTTTTGCGGCTAAAAAATACATCGGTGAAAAATACGTCTTTTGTAGCTTTCAGTTCACTGATTGGTACTATTATCCTGGTTCCCATGTTCTGTCTGCATGCTGCACTGTCGCCCAGTTATCATGGCATAATTTATACTGCCAGCCCTTCAGTGATTATCGGGATCCTTTACTTAATCATCTTTCCGTCGTGGTTATCCTATGTTTTCTGGAGTAAAGGGGTTTCATTGATTGGTACAACACGCAGCGAAATTTATACTCATCTGATACCGGTTTCCGGTGGTCTTATGGGGATCCTCTTTCTTGGCAATACGCTCAGGACATACCACATCATAACGCTGATACTGATCGTCTTCGGTATTATCTGTTGTTCTGGTAATAAAAGTGTAAGCGCAAGCCGCCAGCCCGATTGAGTATCGCTGCGCAACATTTAGGTCAGGCATAGTGAGTAAGGTTGAGTGAATGCAGAATGCAGCAGCTATGGCGGCTGCATCAATTTGTGTATTCTACACCCTGGAGTTTATTGGGTCTAAATATCGCATTTAGTATGCTTTGCTCCCACTTAACCAATTACAATTGTATTTATCATAAGGTAGATGGAGCATTGCCTGTTATAACGATGAAACCATAAATCCTTGTTCAGATGTTCTCCCTAATCCTATCGGTAGAGCGTAATTGACCGTCCCCCTTGAACGATACAGACCGTTCGTACAAACCGTTTCAATCACTTCGATTTGCTTATCGGGTGTTATTGCAGGAATGACTACGGAACCCCTTATAAGCGGATAATTGATAATCCTTCTCAAGCATTATGTTCTTCTAGCTGATTTGTACTAATGAGTCTCAGGCGCCCACGGTTGAGCCGCAGGAAATTGGATCGCTGACACACACAATTCCTTTGCCGTTCACCGTAAACCAGGGGCGCGTTGAAATGACCTGGCCGCCGTGCATGATGTGTGTGCGTACAGGTTTCCGTCAACAAGTACATCTATTCCGTTGATTTTTAGTAACGGTTCACCCTCTATCCGCGGGCGAGCGGGGAAGGCGCCGTGGCCGGTTCCAACACTGTTTTTGGTTGCTATGGCTGGCATAAGGCTCCTTTGATAACCACATACAGGTTCTTTAGATATTC contains the following coding sequences:
- a CDS encoding DMT family transporter codes for the protein MAYLLLALAAIFWGGNYVVGHILVQYVDPYGLSLIRWAGTTLLMLAFYWKIFSRDFSTLRQNIGINTLLSFLGQVSFPLSLYIGLQYTTSLNAAIYISGTPCMVLLINYFIFHERISARNVAGVIASTVGVIYLAFSSASGNGSMKAFGWGDVLTIISALSWAFYCAFLRLKNTSVKNTSFVAFSSLIGTIILVPMFCLHAALSPSYHGIIYTASPSVIIGILYLIIFPSWLSYVFWSKGVSLIGTTRSEIYTHLIPVSGGLMGILFLGNTLRTYHIITLILIVFGIICCSGNKSVSASRQPD